In Onychostoma macrolepis isolate SWU-2019 chromosome 12, ASM1243209v1, whole genome shotgun sequence, a single window of DNA contains:
- the tfam gene encoding transcription factor A, mitochondrial, translating into MMAPFSLMSVGANLLVKSLGLFSSASVVRCSCVAPVLKCFSTTTGGPPKRPLTAYMTYVKEMHPTISRQNPGVKNVDIVRKLAQQWKILTAEQKQPFQDASSTSREQYKLALEKYKAQLTPAQTAALAVEKRQKVAKRKAIRRKKELNSLGKPKRPRSAFNIFMSEHFEEAKGTNMQTKMKSLRDDWERFSTTQKQMYIQLAEDDKVRYKNEIKSWEEHMIEIGREDLVRRKERRAIKAKTTKDIKKKSKVKVLKAKAPKKKTGTAVKKTVKSTKK; encoded by the exons ATGATGGCTCCGTTCAGTTTGATGTCAGTCGGTGCTAATCTTTTGGTAAAGTCTTTGGGTTTGTTCTCGAGTGCATCTGTTGTGAG GTGTTCATGTGTAGCTCcagtgttaaaatgttttagcaCCACAACCGGGGGTCCACCTAAGAGACCCCTGACAGCATACATGACATATGTGAAAGAGATGCATCCCACCATCAGCAGACAAAATCCAG GAGTCAAAAATGTGGATATTGTCCGAAAGTTAGCACAGCAGTGGAAAATCCTGACTGCTGAACAGAAGCAG CCATTTCAGGATGCATCTTCAACGTCCAGGGAGCAATATAAGCTTGCTCTGGAGAAATACAAAGCCCAACTGACTCCTGCACAAACTGCTGCTCTTGCAGTAGAAAAACGACAAAAAGTGGCCAAAAGAAAAGCAATTAGAAGAAAGAAG GAGCTGAACAGTCTTGGCAAGCCCAAACGCCCCAGGAGTGCCTTCAACATCTTCATGTCGGAGCACTTTGAGGAGGCAAAAGGAACTAATATGCAG ACGAAGATGAAGTCACTGAGAGACGACTGGGAGCGTTTCAGTACAACACAGAAACAA ATGTACATTCAGCTGGCAGAGGATGACAAAGTCCGTTACAAGAACGAAATAAAATCATGGGAGGAGCACATGATAGAGATTGGAAGGGAAGACCTTGTTCGGAGAAAGGAGAGGAGAGCCATCAAAGCCAAAACCACCAAAGACATAAAGAAGAAATCCAAAGTAAAAGTGCTAAAGGCAAAAGCACCGAAAAAGAAGACTGGAACAGCAGTGAAAAAGACTGTGAAGAGCACCAAGAAGTGA